In Microbacterium laevaniformans, a single window of DNA contains:
- a CDS encoding phosphate/phosphite/phosphonate ABC transporter substrate-binding protein — translation MRITRLRLAAVAATALAATVALAGCSGTSDASGSAAPAADPSSLVLALVPSQDQGGLVDTAKPLTDMLSSELGIPVTGVVSKDYQAAVEAMGADQAQIGFLPSLQLWQASDRYGAKVVLQTERNGAITYPAQFMTNNPSKYCSDTPVDKDGMLYCNGTDKLATPSGLDAITKIAGAKVAVLGPGSPAGYIYPMLALKEKGIDIDNGFQKIPVTANDASVMAVYKGDAEVGFSFWDARTLVKKDTPDVGQKVVVFALSDPIPNDGVAVSSKLSPALQDKITQALESYSNTDEGSKVLKSIYSITKLAPANPASLDVVARAAEQLGLQ, via the coding sequence ATGCGCATCACCCGCCTCCGACTCGCCGCGGTCGCCGCGACGGCGCTCGCCGCCACCGTCGCGCTCGCCGGCTGCTCCGGCACCTCCGACGCCTCCGGCTCCGCCGCGCCGGCCGCCGACCCGAGCTCGCTCGTTCTCGCCCTCGTGCCCTCGCAGGACCAGGGCGGCCTCGTCGACACGGCCAAGCCCCTGACCGACATGCTGAGCTCGGAACTCGGCATCCCCGTCACGGGCGTCGTGTCGAAGGACTATCAGGCCGCCGTGGAGGCGATGGGTGCCGACCAGGCGCAGATCGGCTTCCTCCCCTCGCTGCAGCTGTGGCAGGCCAGCGACCGCTACGGTGCGAAGGTCGTGCTGCAGACCGAGCGTAACGGCGCGATCACCTACCCGGCCCAGTTCATGACGAACAACCCGAGCAAGTACTGCTCCGACACCCCCGTCGACAAGGACGGGATGCTGTACTGCAACGGCACCGACAAGCTCGCGACGCCGAGCGGCCTCGACGCGATCACCAAGATCGCCGGTGCGAAGGTCGCCGTGCTCGGCCCCGGCTCGCCGGCTGGCTACATCTACCCGATGCTCGCCCTCAAGGAGAAGGGCATCGATATCGACAACGGGTTCCAGAAGATCCCCGTCACCGCCAACGACGCCTCGGTGATGGCCGTCTACAAGGGCGATGCCGAGGTCGGCTTCAGCTTCTGGGACGCACGCACGCTCGTGAAGAAGGACACCCCCGACGTGGGCCAGAAGGTCGTCGTCTTCGCCCTCAGCGACCCGATCCCCAACGACGGCGTCGCCGTCTCGTCGAAGCTCTCGCCGGCCCTCCAGGACAAGATCACCCAGGCGCTGGAGTCCTACTCCAACACCGACGAGGGCTCGAAGGTGCTCAAGAGCATCTACTCCATCACCAAGCTCGCACCCGCCAACCCCGCTTCCCTCGACGTCGTGGCGCGTGCCGCCGAGCAGCTCGGACTGCAGTGA
- a CDS encoding helix-turn-helix transcriptional regulator, with amino-acid sequence MTNIDVPLTATTAEPEDEADALTIGRRIRQLRTARGMTLDELAAAVERAPSQLSMIETGKREPKLTLLRAIAKALGATVDQLLEAEPLDERATLEIALERAMKGPTFRALGIEPFRIGKSIPDDALRALLALQGEIERLGDERSATPEEARRANVELRHLMRRQDNYFAELEEHARAILRAVDHPGGPLTQRTASDIAAHLGFSLHYVADLPASTRSVADIKHGRLYLSSTVPAKGDSRTAVLQALASRILGHAEPRSYAEFLRQRVETNYLTGALLIPEDHAVPVLLDAKSRRALSIEDLRDAYSVSYETAAHRFTNLATRHLGIPVHFLKVHESGTITKAYENDDVNFPADRLGSIEGQLCCRRWTSRAVFDIPDKFNPYYQYTDTGNGTFWCTARVETSSEGAHSVSVGVRFDDTKWFVGRETTNRGVSRHAVEVCCRRAPAELESQWRDQAWPNVRTPRTLLATLPTGAFPGVDTTDLYEFLEVHAPRD; translated from the coding sequence ATGACGAACATCGATGTTCCGTTGACGGCGACGACCGCAGAGCCCGAGGACGAGGCCGATGCGCTCACGATCGGCCGGCGCATCCGTCAGCTGCGCACGGCGCGCGGGATGACCCTCGACGAGCTCGCGGCAGCTGTCGAGCGGGCACCGAGTCAGCTGTCGATGATCGAGACGGGAAAGCGCGAGCCCAAACTCACGCTTCTGCGCGCCATCGCCAAGGCGCTCGGTGCGACGGTCGACCAACTCCTGGAGGCGGAGCCCCTCGATGAGCGCGCCACGCTCGAGATCGCCCTCGAGCGCGCCATGAAGGGACCGACGTTCCGCGCGCTCGGGATCGAGCCGTTCCGCATCGGCAAATCGATCCCCGACGACGCCCTGCGCGCGCTGCTCGCGCTGCAGGGCGAGATCGAAAGGCTCGGTGACGAGCGCTCCGCCACCCCCGAGGAGGCGCGTCGCGCGAACGTCGAGCTGCGCCACCTGATGCGGCGCCAGGACAACTATTTCGCCGAGCTCGAGGAGCACGCGCGCGCCATCCTGCGTGCCGTCGACCATCCCGGGGGACCGCTCACGCAGCGCACCGCCTCGGACATCGCCGCTCACCTCGGTTTCTCCCTGCACTACGTCGCCGACCTGCCTGCCTCGACGCGGTCGGTCGCCGACATCAAGCACGGGCGGCTGTATCTGTCGAGCACGGTGCCCGCGAAGGGCGACTCGCGCACCGCCGTGCTCCAGGCGCTCGCCAGTCGCATCCTCGGGCACGCCGAGCCGCGCTCGTACGCCGAGTTCCTGCGTCAGCGGGTGGAGACGAACTACCTGACCGGGGCTCTCCTGATCCCCGAAGACCACGCGGTGCCGGTCTTGCTGGACGCCAAGTCGCGGCGCGCGCTGTCGATCGAAGATCTCCGCGACGCCTACTCGGTGTCGTACGAGACCGCGGCGCATCGCTTCACCAATCTGGCGACGCGGCATCTCGGCATCCCGGTGCACTTCTTGAAGGTGCACGAGTCGGGCACCATCACGAAGGCCTACGAGAACGACGACGTCAACTTCCCGGCCGACCGGCTGGGCTCGATCGAGGGGCAGTTGTGCTGCCGGCGTTGGACGAGCCGCGCCGTCTTCGACATACCCGACAAGTTCAATCCGTACTACCAGTACACCGACACCGGCAACGGCACGTTCTGGTGCACGGCCCGGGTGGAGACCTCCAGCGAGGGGGCCCATTCGGTGTCGGTGGGCGTGCGCTTCGACGACACGAAGTGGTTCGTGGGGCGCGAGACGACCAACCGCGGCGTCTCCCGCCACGCGGTCGAGGTGTGCTGCCGTCGTGCTCCCGCCGAACTGGAGTCGCAGTGGCGCGATCAGGCGTGGCCGAACGTGCGAACCCCTCGGACGCTGCTCGCGACGCTGCCGACCGGCGCGTTCCCCGGCGTCGACACGACCGACCTGTACGAGTTCCTCGAGGTGCACGCCCCGCGCGACTGA
- a CDS encoding HAD family hydrolase: MPRPILIFDFDGTVALGDGPVRAYARAVATEAGLSPSFVDEIATGLADGDDDAIDAYDLVRVRALAAGAAPEHLARGYAASRAQLASDDAPVLAPEGLATFLATVDAERILVTNAPGVRIPEALTALALEGLFDRVVVDAGKPDGLAALLDELDADAEVLAVGDIWRNDLAPAHARGHATALVGGYPDPDAAPDFRADTLPELLPALTEWVRARARTR, translated from the coding sequence GTGCCTCGTCCCATTCTCATCTTCGACTTCGACGGTACCGTCGCCCTCGGCGACGGGCCGGTGCGCGCGTACGCCCGCGCCGTCGCCACCGAGGCCGGATTGTCGCCGTCGTTCGTCGATGAGATCGCCACCGGCCTCGCCGACGGCGACGACGACGCCATCGACGCCTACGACCTCGTGCGGGTGCGCGCCCTCGCGGCCGGAGCCGCCCCCGAGCACCTCGCGCGCGGCTACGCCGCCAGCCGCGCACAGCTCGCGTCCGACGACGCTCCCGTTCTCGCCCCCGAGGGCCTCGCCACCTTCCTCGCGACGGTCGACGCGGAGCGCATCCTGGTCACCAACGCGCCCGGCGTGCGCATTCCGGAGGCGCTGACGGCGCTCGCGCTGGAAGGGCTCTTCGACCGCGTCGTCGTCGACGCGGGCAAGCCCGACGGGCTCGCCGCGCTGCTGGACGAGCTGGACGCGGATGCCGAGGTGCTCGCCGTCGGCGACATCTGGCGCAACGACCTGGCTCCGGCCCACGCCCGCGGCCACGCGACGGCGCTGGTCGGCGGCTATCCCGACCCCGACGCCGCCCCGGACTTCCGCGCCGACACGCTTCCCGAACTCCTGCCCGCCCTCACCGAATGGGTTCGCGCCCGCGCGCGTACCCGCTGA
- a CDS encoding amino acid deaminase, with the protein MTTADEHPVKSGGELSRLDAAAALATGDPAAAFDLLPWLGTSIDADAAARRFEAWGLSTVIDENTGTSVIAASVFRALHERAGIDARFPVGNAGLLHVYGYLLSTTPTPYGLKRERWLDGELARAYGLAADAFLPWALPTGETLLARVAAAATALVERTPVRRQRVHDTEAVIAVGRAAASGPSALAYALINGGIQRLITTFPVASPAAVLDDVDAATPRLRWNAVV; encoded by the coding sequence ATGACCACGGCAGATGAACATCCGGTAAAAAGTGGCGGGGAGCTCTCGCGACTCGACGCCGCGGCCGCGCTCGCCACGGGCGATCCCGCGGCCGCCTTCGACCTCCTCCCGTGGCTCGGCACCTCGATCGACGCCGACGCCGCCGCGCGCCGATTCGAGGCATGGGGGCTGTCCACGGTCATCGACGAGAACACGGGCACATCCGTGATCGCGGCGTCGGTCTTCAGGGCGCTCCACGAGCGCGCCGGCATCGACGCCCGCTTCCCCGTCGGCAACGCCGGCCTGCTGCACGTCTACGGCTACCTGCTGTCGACGACACCGACCCCCTACGGCCTCAAACGCGAGCGCTGGCTGGACGGCGAGCTCGCCCGCGCCTACGGGCTGGCCGCCGACGCCTTCCTCCCCTGGGCGCTGCCGACGGGCGAGACCCTGCTGGCGCGGGTCGCCGCGGCCGCCACCGCACTGGTGGAGCGCACTCCGGTGCGCCGTCAGCGGGTGCACGACACGGAAGCCGTCATCGCGGTGGGGCGCGCCGCGGCATCCGGCCCTTCCGCCCTCGCCTACGCGCTGATCAACGGCGGCATCCAGCGACTGATCACGACGTTCCCGGTCGCCTCGCCCGCGGCCGTTCTCGACGATGTGGATGCCGCCACCCCGCGTCTGCGCTGGAACGCCGTGGTCTGA
- the aceA gene encoding isocitrate lyase — MTIQATPGQPPLRAGDQTQTAAELQEIWDTDPRWDGVQRTYTAEDVIRLRGSVREENTLARRGAENLWNLLHTEDYIRALGAYTGGQAVQQVRAGLKAIYLSGWQVAADGNLAGQTYPDQSLYPANSVPAVVRRINNALIRQDQIEHAEGTLTQDWLAPIVADAEAGFGGPLNAYELAQSLIQSGAAGIHWEDQLASEKKCGHLGGKVLVPTQQHIRTLNAARLAADVAGVPTVIIARTDALAADLLTSDVDPRDQEFTTGERTSEGFYRVRPGLEAVISRGLAFAPYADLLWVETGEPDIELARAFASAIHEQFPGKMLAYNCSPSFNWKRHLSDEQIATFQQELADLGYKFQFITLAGFHALNYSMFDLASGYAERAMSAYVELQEAEFAAESRGYTATKHQREAGTGYFDFVSTALNPDSATLALVGSTEAEQFH, encoded by the coding sequence ATGACGATCCAGGCCACCCCCGGTCAGCCGCCACTGCGCGCCGGCGACCAGACGCAGACCGCCGCTGAGCTGCAGGAGATCTGGGACACCGACCCGCGCTGGGACGGCGTTCAGCGCACCTACACCGCGGAGGACGTCATCCGCCTGCGCGGGTCGGTGCGCGAGGAGAACACCCTCGCCCGCCGCGGCGCCGAGAACCTCTGGAACCTGCTGCACACCGAGGACTACATCCGCGCGCTCGGCGCCTACACCGGCGGCCAGGCCGTGCAGCAGGTACGTGCGGGTCTGAAGGCCATCTACCTCTCGGGGTGGCAGGTCGCCGCCGACGGCAACCTCGCCGGACAGACCTACCCCGACCAGAGCCTCTATCCGGCCAACTCCGTGCCTGCCGTCGTCCGCCGCATCAACAACGCCCTGATCCGCCAGGACCAGATCGAGCACGCGGAAGGCACCCTCACGCAGGACTGGCTGGCCCCCATCGTCGCGGATGCCGAGGCGGGCTTCGGCGGCCCCCTGAACGCGTACGAGCTCGCGCAGTCGCTCATCCAGTCGGGTGCCGCCGGCATCCACTGGGAGGACCAGCTGGCCAGCGAGAAGAAGTGCGGCCACCTCGGCGGCAAGGTGCTGGTGCCCACGCAGCAGCACATCCGCACCCTGAACGCGGCTCGGCTCGCCGCCGACGTCGCCGGCGTGCCGACCGTCATCATCGCCCGCACCGACGCGCTGGCGGCCGACCTGCTCACCAGCGACGTCGACCCGCGCGACCAGGAGTTCACCACGGGAGAACGCACGAGCGAGGGCTTCTACCGGGTGCGCCCGGGCCTGGAGGCGGTCATCAGCCGCGGCCTCGCGTTCGCGCCGTACGCCGACCTGCTGTGGGTGGAGACCGGAGAGCCCGACATCGAGCTGGCCCGCGCGTTCGCGAGCGCGATCCACGAGCAGTTCCCCGGCAAGATGCTCGCCTACAACTGCTCGCCGAGCTTCAACTGGAAGCGTCACCTCAGCGACGAGCAGATCGCCACCTTCCAGCAGGAGCTGGCCGACCTCGGCTACAAGTTCCAGTTCATCACGCTGGCCGGCTTCCACGCCCTCAACTACTCGATGTTCGATCTCGCCTCCGGCTACGCCGAGCGCGCCATGAGCGCGTACGTCGAGCTGCAGGAAGCCGAGTTCGCTGCGGAATCGCGCGGCTACACCGCCACCAAGCACCAGCGCGAGGCGGGCACCGGCTACTTCGACTTCGTTTCCACGGCGCTCAACCCCGACAGCGCGACCCTGGCTCTGGTGGGATCCACTGAGGCCGAACAGTTCCACTGA
- the phnC gene encoding phosphonate ABC transporter ATP-binding protein, with translation MTDPIVAQGTEAAAPVPWGIRLDGVTVRYPNGTVGLRGVDLEIAPGEMVCIVGLSGSGKSTLIRTINGLVPVTEGTVTVGGERVDNARGKRLRHLRGQIGMVFQGFNLAGRTTVLNNVLVGRLTHTPYWRTLAGAYRDADKQIAFEALDRVGILSKVWDRASALSGGQQQRVAIARALAQQPRIVLADEPVASLDPPTAHGVMGDLRRINADLGITVLVNIHLLDLARQYGARIIGMRAGEVVFDGPAASATDADFENIYGRSLTGDDRLDR, from the coding sequence GTGACGGATCCGATCGTCGCCCAGGGCACCGAGGCTGCGGCCCCGGTGCCCTGGGGCATCCGTCTGGACGGGGTCACCGTCCGCTACCCCAACGGCACCGTGGGGCTTCGCGGTGTCGACCTCGAGATCGCCCCGGGCGAGATGGTCTGCATCGTCGGCCTCTCCGGGTCGGGAAAGTCGACGCTGATCCGCACGATCAACGGCCTCGTGCCCGTGACGGAGGGAACGGTGACCGTCGGCGGCGAGCGCGTCGACAACGCACGGGGCAAGCGCCTTCGCCACCTCCGCGGGCAGATCGGCATGGTGTTCCAGGGGTTCAACCTCGCCGGTCGGACGACCGTGCTGAACAACGTGCTCGTGGGGCGTCTCACCCACACGCCGTACTGGCGCACCCTGGCGGGCGCCTACCGCGACGCCGACAAGCAGATCGCCTTCGAGGCGCTCGATCGCGTCGGCATCCTGTCGAAGGTGTGGGATCGGGCCTCGGCCCTGTCGGGCGGCCAGCAGCAGCGCGTCGCGATCGCGCGCGCCCTTGCGCAGCAGCCGCGGATCGTCCTCGCCGATGAGCCGGTCGCGAGCCTCGACCCGCCCACCGCACACGGCGTCATGGGCGATCTGCGGCGGATCAACGCCGACCTCGGCATCACGGTGCTGGTCAACATCCACCTGCTCGATCTCGCGCGGCAGTACGGCGCGCGCATCATCGGCATGCGCGCCGGGGAGGTCGTCTTCGACGGGCCGGCCGCGAGCGCGACGGATGCCGACTTCGAGAACATCTACGGACGGTCGCTGACCGGCGACGATCGGCTCGATCGATGA